The genomic stretch atttCAGAATCTGCAACCAATATGTATCAATGCTATTGCTAACTCGGTTATCAGAAGAAAAAACTCATTTTATAAGAACAAGCTAATTTGCTTATGAAGGTTTCAAAACTTTCCTAGGACTCATCACTCGTGGAAAGAATGATCTGGATAATTCTTCTTATGTTTCTTTCTTCATCTCACCCTCTGCTATCTTCCTAACACCCGTGAAATGTAAGATCTAGAAAGCATAACTTCAGGTCAATGAAAAAAATTACTTTTAATTTTTTAGCCATTATTCATCCCAGCATCTAATAGCACACATGGTATTGCAATTTGGTTAGATGGTAGTAGTTATTGTGACTGTGAGATAAGAAACTTTTTGGCAATTGAAAATTCGCAATGATCTTTCTCTATTCTTCTGTCGTTTTCTCTATGAGCAAGACATCACAGTCATCATAGGCCGGTGACGAACAAGAACCAGGGTGCAATGGATACCGTGATATGCTTACATCAGAGTAGATTGCTACTGTAAAAAGGTTCATTTGCATTTCTGTACTAGTGTACTACTGAAGTACTGCATCGATCCAGTAGTTACTATTGTTCTTgcatgcacagttggccgatgtCAACAACAATTTGATCTGAGGTTGTCTGATCCTCAATCCAAGGGACAGCAACTGATACTACCTGCTGACTCGCAAATGTAATTCATTTGCAACTTGCTGCAAACCTCCAGACTGTTCACTTCTCCAATTGCCTGCTGATTCGACGAGATGGGAAAAACTCAGCCATTTTGTCAGCATTTTTGTCTTTTCAGAGTAAGCTAGTATGGCTCACTAACAACTCCCTGAAGAAATACAATAGATGGCTCATTGCCAACCTGGGACTGCCTAGCAGTATTAGGAGGTTAGAGGTAGAAGAAGAAATGGTCATCAGCAAAGTGTCTCTAAAAAAAGAAGAGATGGTGCTGTAAATGTATCTCTGTCAAAGTGTCATCAGCATCTCATTTCACGGCTGCAGAAACGCCCTTCTCGCGTGCTGGAGGGGGCCATGAGATCACCTCTGTTGACTGACTGCACCTCTGCTTACACAATGCAAAACGACAGCCAATCATTCCGTAACCCTGTTTGGGCCGTAACACATGCTGAATTAATAACACTCAAAGAGGCTAGTGCAGCTACTCCAATGGTATGACAACTGACAAGTTCAATACATTGACCTGCTAATCTCCTCCTAAGTTGGTGATGTCCCTACTGATTTGACCCTGAATTACCAAAGTTCCTTACCTAAATATCGATATCTACTTTCTTTCTCAAAATAATGAATTATTGTTATTGTTCTTATATATAATTTACAATGACTTTATGTTGAAGAACGGTTGTAATTATGTTCCTATAGTTTTCTTCAAAATCCTGAACTCCGCTTTCTTAGGCACAAGAGTGGCTTCTTTTCTCCAAAATTATGTTTAAAAATTGATACATGCCATCCATACATATTTGCCAATAATATCGTGTCGTTTACAATCCTCTTGAAGTATAAATCATCTCATCATAAATTGCGGAGTTTATTATTGCCATTGTTTTCCAGGGAAATGTGGAAAAAGGTTAGCTTGGTTGTATGGGGTTGGATTTCCATAAATGCTGCACTCGGGTGAGCACTTTCTCACTATCTTAACCTCTTATTCAGTCATACTTTGTCATTGAGCAAATACTAGATGTGCTACTCAACATTTTGGGTTTCTATAAATTTTTTAATTTGAAATGAAATCACATTTGCATTAAAAATTGGAAaagcaaaaataaaaatgaaaattagAGAGATAGGGAGGCTATCTGTGAGGAGGACGCCTCATCATCACTAACAATTTAATATACTGTTGTAAGTATAGAGAACAATCTATCAGACAGTTTATATTGTTGAAATATGCACTCTAGCTAGACCTTTATTAACACAAAGGAAAAAACACTGAATGTTGAAATCTGTACACTAGCCCTTTATGACAAAAAGAAATGTCTCGTGTAGAATCGTCCTGGCAATGGGATTGTACTACCACGGCCTGCGTGCCACCAGCGCCGCGTACTCAGTCAACTTCCTCAACCTAATCCCCATCATCACCTTCATCATCGCCATCATGCTCCGGTATTTGATCTAAGCTTGAAACCACAGACACTGTAATTCACACAGAAACGGCTGTGATTGTTATATTTGCACGAGCGATTTGTTCCAGGGCGGAGAAGCTGATCCTCACGAAGCGGCCTGGCAAGATGAAGCTCTTGGGCACATTGTTGTGCGTCTGCGGGGCCATGGTCGTTAGCCTGTTCAAAGGCCGACGGCTGCACCTCTGGGCTACTCGCCTACTGAGATCCCAGGCGGCGGCAACAAGCCCCACTGGCCTTCACCACGGCATGGTCGCCGGTACACTGTTCTTGTGCGGAAGCTGTCTGAGCTACGCTTTATGGTTCATCGTGCAGGTGCTCGTTATTCGGCTCATTCTGAAGAAGTGTTTTATGTGGAGTCCATGAATATGGTGACTTAGTAGGGGTGGGTGTGTCCACCCCTACTAAGTCACCATATTCATGGACTCCACATTAAAACACTTCTTCAGAATGAGCCGAATAACGAGCACCTGCACGAATGAACCATAAAGCGTAGCTCAGACAGCTTCNNNNNNNNNNNNNNNNNNNNNNNNNNNNNNNNNNNNNNNNNNNNNNNNNNNNNNNNNNNNNNNNNNNNNNNNNNNNNNNNNNNNNNNNNNNNNNNNNNNNACTTGCACCACTTAATGTCGATGTGCATGTCATGACTTACAGGCTAGGCTTGCGAAGGTGTTCCCATCGAAGTACTTGGTGACGACACTGACGTGCCTGCTGGGAAGCCTGCAATGCTTTGTGGTCGGCATCTCCCTCGGCCACAGCAGAGCTGAATGGAGGATCAAGTGGGACCTGCAGCTTCTGACCGTCGTCTACTCGGTGATTAGCCAGAACCCCCGTACCCACTGTTGATCCGTTCTCCCTAATCCTGTGGTGTTTCATGCCACCAGGGGGTGTTCAACACGGGCGTCACGTACGTGATCATCTGTTGGGTGATCAGCCGCCGGGGACCCATGTACCCCTCGATGTTCAGCCCGCTGCTGCTGATCATAACCACCGCGATGGACTCGCTGCTGCTTGGCACCAGCATCTACTTGGGGAGGTGAGCTATACCTCATGGTGATCTGGGCCTGCATGTGAAGCCCAGCACTTTGTTAGCCTATCTAAGCTTTTTCTTAAGAGGAGTAGCGTTAGTGTGTAATCTCTATAGTCTAAGCATACAGGAGTATGGCAACTGAGTATGACTTGATAATGTTATGTGCAGCGTGCTAGGGACAATGCTCATCATTGGAGGCCTGTACGCGTTCTTGTGGGGTAAAGGGAAGGAGCTGCAGctcactgccgccgccgccgcggtggcgcagAAGCAGACGGtagcgaggaggaggcgcgggagcAGGTTGGCGATGCCATGGCCTAAGCCTTGGTAGCAAGCAAAGCATGGTGGGATTGCAGTCTTGCAGACCGATCGCACCACGATGAATGTATTGATCACAGTAGTTGTCGATGGTGAACACAAAACAGTAGGGAATATTTTATACTGTAGGGTTCTCCTTTTCAACGAAGCTGCAAACGAGTACCGGCAAGTGCCTGATTCTCTGGGGACAGGCTGGGAATAGTAGGGTTCTGGGACTCGATTGGCTATAAATAGCAATCACGATAAAGACATAAAGCCATATTCACTGCTCTGCTTCCACTTCCCATGCCCGGCTATGGTAGTTCTCGACAAGCCTGGAGACGACCGTTGGACGGCGGTCGATGAAGGCGACGACGACATTTACCATATTCATATTCGCGCAGCCACGTCGTTCTCAGGCCGCTTCTGTTAGAATATCTCTTATGTAATCAATTCAAACACTTTGTCATCCTTAGTTGATTCGGGTACTTATTGATATCTTAGAGATAAATCTTGTGTAAACAGTATCCAAGTCGCATACGATAACAAGACCATGTATATATCTTGAGCAGTTGCTCCTATATAAACACGTACCCGTGGTGAGCCAAGATAGGCAACCATGTTTCCTCTTTtcttacatggtaatcagagcatccTCTTCCATAAACATCCAAACCACACACCATACCCGTGGCGTCAGCTTCATCTATTGCGCTGGTGCCGGCCCTTGGGGTTGTCTCCGAGAAATTGACTTGTGGCAACTACCTACTATGGAAGGCTCAATTTCTTCCTACAATTCGAGGAGGTCAACTCATGGGGATCCTAGATGGATCTATCCCTGAGCCACCCAAAACTTTGGAGGTGGCTACGGCGGACAAGACGAAGGAGATTGTCCACAACCCCGACTATGATTTGTGGGTTGCAAAAGATCAATAAGTTTTGAGCTATCTGCTGAATTCTCTTACAAAGGAGGCGCTAGCTTCAGTAGCGATGGCAACCACCTTGGCAGAAGCATGGGAGGCGCTTGAAGCTATGTTCTTGGTGCACTCCAAGGCGAGGATCTCGAATCTACGCATGATGCTCTCTACAACTAAGAAGGGCAATATGACCTCGTCGCAATACCACACCAAGATGTGTGCTTTCAAATATGAGTTAGCTGCGGTTGGCAAGATAATATATGATGATGAGATGGCTCACTTTATCCTCAACGGCTTTGATTTTGAGTATAATCCATTCGTAAAATCGATGTTTGGTCGTGTTGGATCTGTTTCCTTGAGTGAACTGTACTCTCAGATCCTAGCCTATGATATGCACCTGTAGATGTATCACCGTGAAGGAGGACGGTACCAGTCATCTACTAATTTGGCTGGGAAAGGGTGCGGTCGCGGGCGTGGTACCGGTCGTGGCCGAGGCAGGAGCAATGGAGGCCATGGTGGAAATCAAAACCACGGCAATTTTGGTCCAAACAGTGCACCCAAGCAAGGAAGCTGCAACACCAAGATTATATGTCAGATCTGCAAGAAGGGGGAACATGAAGCATCAAGGTGTTGGTACAGATATGATGAAGATGTAAAGCAGCAGCAAGATTATAAGACAGCAGGGGCAGCTACCATTGGTTATGGCTACAACATAAATTGGTATGTTGACAGTGGAGCTTCTGATCATGTCACTGGTACACTTGAGAAGGTATGATCCATGACAAATACAATAGACGAGATCAAGTTCATGCTGCAAACAGCTTAGGTATGAGAATTAGTAACATTGGTCATACAACTTTATATACCCCTAGTAAAAATCTACATCTTAgaaatattcttcatgttcctacTGCCAATAAAAGTCTCGTTTCTATCCACAAACTTGCTAAAGATAATGATGCCTTTCTAAAATTTCACCccaatttctttttcattaAGGATCAGGAAATGAAGAAAATTCTGCATCAAAGTAGATGTCGTGGTGGTCTTTACCCCTTAGAGCCACGACTGTCTTTTGGAGGTCGCAACAAGCAAGTTCTTGGAGTTAGCAAGCCGTCCACATCTAGATGGCATAGTAGACTTGGTCATCCAGCTTTTCCTATTGTAGAGAAAATTCTTAGTTCAAATAATTCTCCTCATGATAGCAATAAAAATTCAGATGCCATCTGTGATTCTTGTCAATTGGCCAAGAGCCATCAATTGCCTTACCCTATTTCGAGCAGCACCTCCAAATTCCCTCTTGACTTGATTTTTCCAGACGTCTAGGGCCAACGCCTATGTCTGCAGGGCGTCATACATATTATATTAGCTTCATCGATGACTTTAGCAAATATACTTAATATATCTCATTAAGAAAAAATCTGATATCTTTCAAGTCTTTCAGGACTTCCAACAACTAGTTGAGAGGAAATTTGATCGAAACATTAAAGCCATGCAATCAGATTGGGGCGGAGAATATGAAAAATTAAACTCTTTTTTTCCAACGCATTGGTATTTCTCATCAAGTCTCTTGTCCCCATACGCATCAACAAAACGGTGCTGCCAAAAGAAAGCATCGTCATATAGTTGAAGTTGATCTTGCGCTCCTTGCTAATGCATCTATGCTCTTGAAATATTGGGATCATGTCTTCTTAACCGCCATTTACCTCATAAATCTTCTTCCTAGCAAGGTTCTCAACTTTCAAACACCTCATGAGCGTCTCCTTCAGGAGAGGCTGTCCTACACATCCCCTTGAACCTTTGGCTGCGCTTGTTGGCCCAATCTTCGTCCATACAATCAACACAAATTAGCTATTGGTTCCATAAGATGTGTTTTCCTAGGATATAGCTTCATGCACAAGGGGTTCAAACGCCTCGATGTGTTGTCTGATCGCATATACATCTCTAGGGATGTGGTTTTCGACGAGGATGTTTTTACTTTTGTCCAGCTTCATCCCAATGCTGGGGCTCAGCTTCGCAAAGAAATCGTGCTTCTTCCTAGCCATCTTTTGAATCGGGGGGtttaagttgtattactaatgCTACTAATGTCTCTAGTGATATGGTTGATCATGAGCAGGAAACAGGTGCAGAAAATTCGGCGCAAAAAAGTGAAGAAATAGTACCTTCCGCAGTCCCGGGAGCTGTTTTCGAGGTTGGTACGCCGCTGCCAGCAACCTCAGATGCCCCGCACTCCCATGCAGATTCACATGCGGGTGCGGGCGCAgaattttgggtggatttgccTAATATGCCTCCGTCCAGTGGTCGCACGACGCGTGGGGGAGCTGTGTCCGAGTCCACGCCAGACCGCGCCGGTGTCCGCCAGTCCCCGGTCGCCATGTGCTGGCTTGCAATTCAGCCCGGTCCAGATTTCACCTGCGCCTATCTCCGCATCTCTCCCACTGAGTCCGGAAGCGCCATGTAGCGGGGGCGCGCCTTCCGTGCCGCAGACCGAGTTGGGAGCCCCTGGATCTTTTGTGATTTCTGCATCGGCCGGACAGTCTGAGTTTTCTCCGCCACAACGACGCACATGATCACAACACGGTATTGTGAAGCCCAAAACTTTAACTAATGGAACAGTTATATGGCTAAACTTCTGTGCTACTGGTGAACCAGAAAATTTGCAAGAAGCATTAGCAGATCCCAAGTGGAAAAAGGCGATGCAAGAGGAGTACTCGGCGTTAATGAGAAATCAAACTTGGCATCTtgttgaagaaaagaaaggaagcaaTCTGATCGATTGTAAGTGGGTTTGCAATATTAAAAGGAAGGTAGATGGAACAATTGATAGATATAAAGCACGATTGGTAGCAAAAGGCTTCAAACTACCCTATGGGATTGATTACGAGGACACATTTAGTCCGGTTGTAAAAATTGCTACAGTTCGACTTGTCCTGTCCATTGTCGTGGCTAGGAATTGGTGTAGAAGacaattggatgttcagaataCGTTTCTCCATAGTGTTCTAGAAGAGGAGGTCTATATGAAGCAGCCTCCAGGTTTTGAATGTGCTCATGGCTCACGCATGGTGTGTAAGCTTGATAAAGCTATATATGGTTTGAAGCAAGCACCGAGGGTCTAGTATTCTAGACTAAGTTCTAAGTTGATTAATCTCGGCTTTCAGGCTTCAAAGTCAGATACTTCTTTATTTATTAATCAGAAGCCTGGAGTCATTATTTATATGCTTATTTATGTGAATGACATTATTGTTACTAGCTCTTCTAATGAAGCTATGGTAGCATTATTACTTGATTTGAAGAAGGATTTTGCGttgaaagatcttggtgacttgcaCTATTTTCTGGGAATAGAGGTCACACAAGATGGTCACGGTTTGCTATTGTCTCAAGAAAAATATGCACAAGAAATCTTGACAAGGGTTGGTATGATGAACTGCAAGTTGGCGCCTACGCCATTATCAACTTCAAAGAAGCTTTCAAGCTATGAAGGGAGTGTGCTAGGCGCTGAAGATAGCACACGCTATAGGAGTATAGTTGGAGCTTTGCAGTATCTCATGCTTACTAGACCTGATATGGCCTTCTCAGTTAATAAGGTATGTCAGTTTTTGCATGCACCTACTAGTGTTCACCGGATAGCTGTTAAAAGAATTCTCAGGTATGTTCGTAACACTATGGATGTTGGATTGAATATTGAAAAGTCTACTTCATTGGCCTTGAGTGCTTTTTTTGATGCGGATTGGGCTGGTAGTGTTGATGATAGAAAGTCTACTAGTGGTTTTGCAATATTTTTGGGATCGAATCTCATATCTTGAAGTGCTAGAAAGCAAGCTATTGTTTCAAGGTCAAGTACAAAGGTGGAATACAAGTCCATGGCTAATGCCACGGGTGAATTAATATGGATGGAGTCTTTGCTCGGTGAGCTTGGTGTCAGATTGCCACAACCTCCTATTTTATGGTGTGATAATCTGGGGGCTATCTACTTATTTGCAAATCCGGTATTTCATGCTAGAACAAAGCATATAGAAATCGACTTTCATTTTGTGAGAGAACAAGTAATGAAGAAGCAGTTGCAGGTCAAATTCATCTCTACTCATGATCAGATTGCGGATGGATTCACTAAAACCTTGCCTGTTGGAAAGCTTCAAGAATTCAAGAGCAATCTAAACTCAAACGTAAAAGGAGTTTAGATTGAGGGCGGATGTTAGAATATCTCTTGTGTAATAAATTCAAACACTTTGCCATCCTTAGTTGATTCGAGTACTTAGAGATAGCTTAGAGATAAATCTTGTGTAAATAGTATCCGAGTCACATACGATGACAAGATCATGTATATCTCTTGAGTAGTTGCTCCTATATAAAAACGTACTCGTGGTGAGCTAAGATAGGCAATCACGTTTCCTCTTTTCTTACAGCTTCTACTGCGTCACCGACCGCAACGTGATGGCGCTCGCGGCTACAACGATGACCAACCAGCCGCCGCGGCTGGAGACCGTCGCTAAGGTAGTGAAGCGGCAAGCCTCCGCGCTGTGGCGGGAGCTCACACTAGTGAAAAATGCGGCTTTAAAAGATcctgaaaatccaaccgggactaagttttcgagacaaaagggggtcctttagtcctgggtcaacCCGACTTGATGACGAAGGCAAAAGATAGAGTCCGGCTAAGGCTCCTCACATGTTGTAATCTAGCTAGATCCCATCTATAATAACTAACTAGAGGACttgccatgtaaccctacccctcaaagtatataaggggaggtaggggtaccCCTAGGAGGACGAACCAATCCATCCTGACTCATCCCATCAAagtatataaggggaggtaggggtaccCCTAGGAGGACGAACCAATCCATCCTGACTCATCCCACCATCCAATCTCACCCGAGCGCAGGGCACAATACAATCCCCAAAACATCCcaaaacaggacatagggtattacgctacactaGTGGCCTAAACCTATATAAATCTCTGTGTCTTTTGCCTTGtgttaccatcaagttcatgaCCTTATGATTCTCTcagcctacaaatcaaccatttgAGTACTCCTAGGTGAACTGCCAGGCTAGAAATTGGACAGTACCTATCTCGGTTAAGCAAAGACCATGTAAACCTTAGCTCCAAGGAGACATTAAAGAAGCTGTTATTTGTTTTTTCAAACAAAAGAAATCATTCATGTTTACCCTCATCCTCTTATTGAAGTTTTGACATCACGCTAAACCCTTTGATATTTGATTTTCCCATCTATACCatgcgccacgccgccacccaACAACCCTCCAATTTTGCACGCAATTAAAATTTATGACATTCTCTCCATTTTTAAATATACGGTATCGTTCGCTTTTTCTCCAACTTTAATCAATAATATCTATTTAATGAATGTTTTCATCAAAAAATATCTATTTAATGAATTGGTTAAATAAAGTAAAATGAGTACTATTATATCTACGTCAAAAAGATATTTTGGATTCAACCTGTAAGAAAGACGTATAATtaaattaataaaaaataaGTAAAATCGTATATTTAATTTAAGAACGGAGTTAGTACTAGGTGAACTTGGGAAACTGAAGAGAAGTTGATATGCTAATGATAGTATGCCGTAGCCTGTAGTGGGTAGCAACTAGCACCTCCGTATCGTTCAACAGTCACCATCATCCACCCTCCATCTTTCCCACCCGTTTTCTCCCCCACACCACGACCCATCTCGCTCCCTCCTCCCGCGCTGCTCACTCCCCACCGACACTCCCCTCCGCCACCATGGACCGCGCCCCGTCCGTctccgacgaggacgacgacctcGAGACGCTCGTCCCCCAGAACCACACCAAGCCGCCCTCCCCgtcctcccgctcccgctcgccgccctcctccttcggcgtcgccgcgctcccctcctcctcctcctcctcctccgccgcctccctcggCCGCGCCCTCTGGTCCCGCCGCTACCTCGTCCTCTTCGTCTCCCTCCCGCTCCTCTCCCTcgccctcttcctctccctcggcggcgcctcctccctccgcctgcccgcctccatccgcctcccctccgccgcgcccgccgccgaccccgccgcaTCCCGCATGCGCGAGGCCGAGCTGCGCGCGCTCTACCTCCTCCGCTCCCAGCGCTCCGGACTCCTCAGCCTCTTCaaccgcaccgccgccggcgccaccaacggctccgcctccgccgccgtctcgcTCTCCGATCTCCAGGCCGCGCTCGAGAGCCAGATCAAGATCAACCGCGAGATCCAGGTGGCGCTCCTCTCCGCGCACCGCTCCGGGGCCGGCAATGCGACGGAGGACGGCCTGGATCTCGATCTCCCTGCCACCGGGTGCAGGAGGAGGGAATTGCCAGCAGGCCGGCGGACGATCGAGTGGAACCCCAAGAAGGACCGGTTCCTCTTCGCCATCTGCCTCTCCGGGCAAATGTCCAACCACTTGATTTGCTTGGAGAAGCACATGTTCATGGCGGCGATCCTCGGGCGGATCTTGGTGGTGCCCAGCCAGAAG from Setaria italica strain Yugu1 chromosome II, Setaria_italica_v2.0, whole genome shotgun sequence encodes the following:
- the LOC101754681 gene encoding WAT1-related protein At1g68170; this translates as MEARVAPETVKKPTAAISKTLPSWAALETAMMPLGMILVQVFTMVTLLICKLALNAGMRPFVFLVYRNLIAAAAIAPLALIFEREMWKKVSLVVWGWISINAALGIVLAMGLYYHGLRATSAAYSVNFLNLIPIITFIIAIMLRAEKLILTKRPGKMKLLGTLLCVCGAMVVSLFKGRRLHLWATRLLRSQAAATSPTGLHHGMVAGTLFLCGSCLSYALWFIVQARLAKVFPSKYLVTTLTCLLGSLQCFVVGISLGHSRAEWRIKWDLQLLTVVYSGVFNTGVTYVIICWVISRRGPMYPSMFSPLLLIITTAMDSLLLGTSIYLGSVLGTMLIIGGLYAFLWGKGKELQLTAAAAAVAQKQTEALASVAMATTLAEAWEALEAMFLVHSKARISNLRMMLSTTKKGNMTSSQYHTKMCAFKYELAAVGKIIYDDEMAHFILNGFDFEYNPFVKSMFGRVGSVSLSELYSQILAYDMHL